The Glycine soja cultivar W05 chromosome 3, ASM419377v2, whole genome shotgun sequence genome window below encodes:
- the LOC114404968 gene encoding uncharacterized protein LOC114404968, which translates to MTVAEYAAKFKELVRYFPHYQGRDGESSKCVKFLNVLRPEVKQVVNYQGVRQFPLLVNMCRIWDEDSRDRAAYYRSTAPMRNKKNGPQHRGKPYLTPPKQHGNRHGNQRIVSRGFAGGNGSKPNTFSTHIICYRCGKPGHISSNCPDIGVTCFNCGA; encoded by the coding sequence ATGACTGTGGCTGAATATGCAGCCAAGTTTAAGGAGCTGGTGAGGTACTTTCCCCATTATCAAGGGAGAGATGGTGAGAGTTCCAAGTGTGTAAAGTTTTTGAATGTCTTGCGACCTGAAGTGAAGCAAGTTGTGAATTACCAAGGTGTTCGTCAGTTCCCACTTTTGGTTAACATGTGTCGGATTTGGGATGAAGACTCCCGAGACAGGGCGGCCTATTATAGGAGTACAGCTCCAATGAGGAACAAAAAGAATGGGCCTCAACATCGAGGAAAACCATATTTGACTCCTCCTAAGCAACATGGTAACCGCCATGGCAATCAGAGGATTGTTTCTAGGGGATTTGCAGGTGGCAACGGTAGCAAACCCAATACTTTCTCCACTCATATCATTTGTTACAGATGTGGTAAGCCAGGGCACATCTCCTCGAATTGTCCCGATATAGGCGTAACATGTTTTAATTGTGGTGCATAA